In the Salvelinus fontinalis isolate EN_2023a chromosome 34, ASM2944872v1, whole genome shotgun sequence genome, one interval contains:
- the LOC129833085 gene encoding BAI1-associated protein 3-like, whose product MSMTTLLDLKSSVLRQVQRSQSLRGRREPAASSIPVTRCPDQLPYGLSEGIGEFFVRMNGILQKQENLLRAAQAECEGEGNTAAPPAEHVDQAFVPERSSRRELDLLYEEAVYTVVNRVGVPSPEYVTNEGDIFSYLLKVFDMGQEEHDIILQRVQESKRASFTLRVSVMKGKNLMAKDANGYSDPYCMLGILLGQSPRETEEKKERKFSFRKRKEKLEKRSSTKEVLAATCIQVTEVKPETLNPVWNEHFVFDIDDVHGDLLHMDIWDHDDDVSVAEACKKLNEVSGLRGMGRYFKQIAKSVRSNGTSSSGSSEDNADDFLGCINIPLNEIPVMGYDKWFKLEPRSSASKVQGECHLILRLFTTQRDTTLSKRESKEVIHKKMLSQILEYEHAHIQKEPYNWNGQVSPPAWTVLSHHAVQTDLSPLQQAIIRWQCYSSHHRSQRMCYTLLLRLLRTIDAEWDPQAVQGDLERQLSDSFRLYTDHCLCLMKSMRQVFPCSSLAAVTRCELMLRGVGHMQTMPAFKTACPLRNELHLEIATVVKKGTVEWYESTISQFKPEEGALEEQLVRLVQVVDAVCADVQRGQNVYNKLFYSAVKVDFFSIAYRQLEKLVADDVSVAMEKVCGTLEQESSRLTQTMGETLLELYMSLKILKRFREFLPLRDAKMMALTGYHNWFKTSIHKWLQIVHDKACDRIRRAVDMDQLEPVQQAKHSSSAVDVTTCFSQVREFWKQMSWPDSAGAFIFVTRLTDNFCSEAVCYSEMIKRKIERSQQGRDIKSLTVQLCIALNDTEHVRVFLGHLPRDLDWQGVEQAMEESCGAEGKEQVNKALNGQLYNVDADLQREAKRLITHLTDKMLSELKRYLQHISLSPDSINNDDAVSPLMKYLRDTLVILSESLVKENLARVLLGMWELLLRMILDTVAENMGVQVEFYNRFQYTVEALVQFFYADGEGLAIEDLKNHVDYKALDEELRLNKCSSFELIEQYFLEKISQQRTLKHTRFGRVSVKCYYDASEQRLTVEILHAADLIALDANGLSDPFVIVELCPHHLFPMAKSQRTQVKLKTLHPVFDELFYFHVSPEQYRHRFACLTFTVMDYDWLSTNDFAGEALAPLSDFCWPGRPNASAAGKTIQPAILHLARSKPSEKPIMRILDARTGDGEAQEFVRKLKEIEKSMEEE is encoded by the exons GCTGTCTGAGGGGATTGGAGAGTTCTTTGTGCGTATGAATGGCATCCTCCAGAAACAAGAGAATCTGCTGCGTGCTGCCCAGGCTGAG TGCGAAGGGGAAGGTAACACAGCCGCACCACCAGCAGAGCACGTGGACCAGGCCTTTGTTCCAGAGAGGTCCAGCAGGAGAGAG CTGGACCTCCTGTATGAAGAGGCTGTTTACACGGTAGTCAACAGGGTGGGCGTGCCCTCGCCAGAGTACGTCACCAACGAAGGCGACATCTTCAGTTATCTGCTGAAG GTTTTTGATATGGGTCAGGAGGAACATGACATCATTCTGCAGAGAGTCCAAGAATCCAAG AGAGCCAGTTTCACCCTGAGAGTGTCTGTCATGAAAGGGAAAAATCTAATGGCAAAGGATGCAAATG GGTACAGCGACCCCTATTGCATGCTGGGAATCCTCCTGGGCCAGAGCCCCcgggagacagaggagaagaaggagaggaagtTCAGcttcaggaagaggaaggagaagcTGGAGAAGAGGTCCAGTACCAAGGAGGTTCTAGCAGCCACGTGCATCCAGGTGACTGAGGTCAAGCCAGAGACGCTCAACCCAGTCTGGAATGAGCACTTTGTTTT TGACATTGATGATGTCCACGGTGATCTACTGCATATGGACATATG GGACCATGACGATGACGTCTCTGTCGCAGAGGCCTGCAAAAAACTGAATGAAGTCAGTGGACTTAGAGGAATGGGCAG GTATTTTAAGCAGATTGCCAAATCGGTGCGGTCCAATGGGACGTCGTCATCAGGATCATCTGAGGACAATGCTGATGACTTCCTGGGCTGCATCAACATTCCACTGAAT GAGATTCCTGTGATGGGATATGACAAGTGGTTTAAGCTGGAGCCCCGGTCCAGTGCCTCCAAGGTCCAGGGAGAATGTCACCTGATTCTGAGGCTCTTCACTACCCAG AGAGACACTACACTGAGTAAGAGGGAATCCAAAGAAGTCATTCATAAGAAGATGCTGAGTCAGATTCTGGAGTACGAGCATGCTCATATTCAG AAAGAGCCTTATAACTGGAATGGGCAGGTGAGTCCTCCAGCATGGACTGTGCTGTCCCATCATGCTGTGCAAACTGACCTCTCGCCCCTGCAACAGGCCATTAT TCGCTGGCAGTGCTACAGCAGCCACCACCGGTCCCAGAGGATGTGCTACACTCTACTGCTGAGGCTCCTGAGGACCATCGATGCAGAGTGGGATCCCCAAGCTGTGCAGGGAGACCTG GAGCGGCAGCTGTCGGACAGCTTCAGGCTGTACACGGACCACTGTCTGTGTCTGATGAAGAGCATGCGCCAGGTGTTCCCCTGCTCCAGTCTAGCCGCCGTCACACGCTGCGAGCTCATGCTGAG GGGTGTAGGACACATGCAGACCATGCCGGCCTTCAAGACTGCGTGCCCCCTTCGAAATGAACTGCATTTGGAAATTGCCACCGTTGTCAAG AAAGGTACAGTGGAGTGGTACGAGAGCACAATTTCACAATTCAAACCAGAGGAGGGG GCTCTGGAGGAGCAGCTGGTGAGACTGGTCCAGGTGGTGGATGCAGTGTGTGCGGATGTACAGAGGGGACAGAATGTCTACAACAAGCTCTTCTACAG TGCGGTGAAAGTGGATTTCTTCAGCATCGCTTATAGACAGTTGGAGAAACTG GTCGCGGACGACGTGAGCGTTGCCATGGAGAAGGTGTGTGGCACTCTGGAGCAGGAGAGCTCCAGGCTAACTCAGACCATGGGAGagactctgttagagctctacaTGTCTCTGAAAATACTCAAACGCTTCAGAGAGTTCCTCCCTCTCAG GGACGCTAAGATGATGGCCTTGACTGGCTATCACAACTGGTTCAAGACGTCTATCCACAAGTGGCTGCAGATAGTCCATGACAAGGCTTGTGACAGGATCCGCAGAGCAGTAGACATGGACCAG CTGGAGCCAGTACAGCAGGCCAAACACAGCTCCTCGGCGGTGGATGTGACAACGTGTTTCAGCCAGGTGCGGGAGTTCTGGAAACAGATGTCCTGGCCAGACTCTGCAGGGGCCTTCATCTTTGTCACCCGCCTGACAGAC AATTTCTGCAGCGAGGCcgtgtgttactcagagatgataaAGCGCAAGATTGAGAGGAGCCAGCAGGGTCGAGACATCAAGAGCCTGACAGTGCAG CTGTGCATCGCCCTGAACGACACAGAGCATGTGCGTGTGTTCCTGGGCCACCTACCTCGGGACCTGGACTGGCAGGGCGTGGAGCAGGCCATGGAGGAGTCTTGCGGGGCGGAGGGGAAGGAGCAGGTCAACAAGGCCCTGAACGGACAGCTCTACAATGTGGATGCGGACCTACAGAGGGAGGCCAAGCGCCTCATCACCCACCTCACAGACAAG ATGCTTTCAGAGCTGAAGAGGTACCTCCAACACATCAGCCTGTCCCCTGACTCCATCAACAACGATGAT GCCGTGTCCCCCCTCATGAAGTACTTACGTGACACTTTAGTCATCCTCAGCGAGTCTCTGGTGAAGGAGAATCTGGCTAG AGTTCTCCTCGGCATGTGGGAGCTGCTCCTCAGAATGATCCTAGACACGGTGGCGGAGAACATGGGAGTCCAGGTGGAGTTCTACAACCGCTTCCAGTACACTGTGgag GCCCTGGTGCAGTTCTTCTATGCTGATGGAGAGGGACTTGCCATAGAAGATCTGAAGAACCATGTCGACTACAAG GCTCTCGACGAGGAGCTGAGGCTGAACAAGTGTTCGTCCTTTGAGCTGATCGAGCAGTACTTCCTGGAGAAGATCTCTCAGCAG AGAACACTGAAGCACACCCGCTTTGGCCGCGTCAGTGTGAAGTGTTACTATGATGCTTCTGAGCAGAGGCTCACGGTGGAGATCCTGCATGCTGCCGATCTCATTGCCTTGGACGCCAATG GGCTGAGTGACCCCTTTGTCATCGTGGAGCTCTGTCCCCACCACCTCTTCCCCATGGCCAAGAGCCAGCGCACCCAAGTGAAGCTCAAGACCCTGCACCCAGTATTTGATGAGCTCTTCTATTT CCATGTCAGCCCAGAGCAGTACAGGCACAGGTTTGCCTGTCTGACTTTTACTGTGATGGACTATGATTGGCTGTCCACCAACGATTTTGCCGGGGAGGCCTTGGCCCCGCTCAGTGACTTCTGTTGGCCAGGGAGACCCAACGCCTCAGCGGCCGGAAAGACCATCCAGCCGGCCATTCTGCACCTGGCCCGGAGCAAACCCAGCG AGAAGCCAATCATGAGGATTTTGGACGCACGGACAGGAGACGGAGAGGCTCAGGAGTTTGTGAGGAAGCTAAAGGAGATTGAGAAATCCATGGAAGAGGAGTGA